Within Montipora foliosa isolate CH-2021 chromosome 3, ASM3666993v2, whole genome shotgun sequence, the genomic segment tcgaagcttagaggtacacgaaaaggtaagaaatatttttgtgatCAGCCTGCGTCTGtttgaccaccaggtattacacaacatctcATATTCATCAACTTTTTACGATTTCGTTAGGATTTTcccccttttttcgctcgtaattcgtacttccaaacttttggagttcaAGGAatctaataaaacaattattccattcccACCTGTTGGATAcaagagtggttatagccaagtCGGCGCTACAcgccttgttggctatttaccatctcatatccaacgtgcgttcatggaataattgttaaatataagaaaaaaacattttatcagGGGGTGGGTCATGTAAGTTTCAGCCACTTAGGAGTGGGACATGTGTTTTTTATCGGCCACATTTCCAATTGCTCCGGCTCCggcccccccaccccccataCTTTTTGACCAGTCCCTAACATAAAATTCATCCAACTAATCTAATTAGACAATGACATTATTCCACAACACAATGCCTTTAAAAAGAATGTTAAAATAAACTAGCAGTTAGTTTAATCCTGGACAAGTTATCATGGTTTGCTACTGAAAGATATCCTTTCTTATACTGCGATGAGGTTGAGGTTCGCTTTGTTTCAGGCATTCCTTTTTAACAAACTAAAACACACTTGCAACAATCTTGGCAGGTGAAAAACAAGTGATCAGCCTTGGTAGAACGGACAATGTGCCGTGCATTGTTGTGCAACCAACTTTCCATGACCAAACCTCATACAGAACTTCAGAAGTACATGCCATCCTTCACAAGCTAAAGAGAGGCAAGAGCCAACGCTGAAAAGTcaagaacaaaaacatttggGTGGCGTACATGTACCAGACTGCTTTTGGTGAGCAGTTGGAAACTGTGATAAAAGGTATAAAAGTTTTATGTAAGGCAACAGTACCACTGAAACAATTTTACTTACTATTAAATATCCCAGGAACTTCAATAAGCTAGACTCTGAGCTGTGTCTCCTTCCACTATTTTAGTTATAGCAGTATCAAGGGTGATCTATATATCCATGAAATCAATCCCTGTGCCTCAATTTCTAACATTGGTTCTTTCTGTTGGTTATGCACGACCACTTTCATGAATTCTCCAGCTTTGTGCTTGTTATGGCAAAAGTATTCAGCTTTCCCgagaaaaaaattgttggaCGTTTATAAAGTGCACACAGAGGGTGCAGGatagttttttctttcttttacgtTATCGGGGATTTAGTGTTGACTTTTGGGCATGTTTCATCGACCATAAATCCTAATATGATTAGTTTCTGGAAGTTTTCATATCATGTCTTCCATCCGACTGAAGTGACTCTGATCTAGTTTTAAAACTTGGGTAAGATATATTTCTTATCTTTTCATATGGTATCTTTCCTTATTAAATTACTTTTAGCCCTGAAAAATAAACCTAAGGGAAATGGGgagcaaaaaataaaagagaaaagagaCAAAGAAGAAGGCGACATGAAAAGTGACATTGAGGAAAGAGGAGAGGGCCAAGGAAGAAAATGAAGATAAAAGAAGGAAGTGAAGAAGAAAGTCACATGTCACAGGAAAAAAATCAGATTTCCCATTCTGgaataaaattggaaatgtaTCCCAATTTTGGGAAATAACTGGGTTTTAATTCCCATTCTTGGGGATTTGTTGGATAGCCTTAGGGAAAAGATGTCACAGAAACTGGAAATTATtcgaaaaaataaaatgataaaGCAATGTTTTCCCAATGTTAGGAAATAGCTGGAATCTTTTCCCAAAAATGGGAAATTACTGGAAAACCATTGTGGAGATAAATTCACAGAAAAGGTGAATCTTGGGGAAAAAGAAGTAAAGAAGCAACTGTTtccaaaagaagggaaaatgtTGGGGTTTTTTACTTCCCATTCCTCGGAATATGTTGGAGAGCCATGGGAAAAACACGTCACAGAAACTGGAAATTAttgggggaaaaaaaaaaggtgaatcAGTGTTTTCCCAATGTTGGGAAATAGATGGAATCTTTTCCCAAAAATGGCAAATTATTAGAAAGTCAGTGTGGAGGTAAATTCACCAAACTGGGAAATTTTGGGATCTTTGTTTTGGGATCAGTAGCAAAGAAGCAACTGGTCCCAAAACATGGGAAAATGTTGCATTTTTTCTTCCCTTTCCTGGGAATTTGTTGGACAGTCATGGCAAAAAAATGTCACAGAAAAGCAAAAGCAACACTAATTGTCTTCCAAGTTTGGGAAATTTAAAAATGacctttttccaaaaaatgGGAGATCATTGGGAGTTTTCTGGAAAACTAGTCCTTAATTTTgagaatttataaaataaaagatTATTTATGGTTTTATCTGAATCCTGTCATTCTGTTGAGGCTGTGCACAGTACAGTTGCATGTTAACTCCCAACCCATTGCACATGAAGATTAAAATAAGTAAATTCTTCACATCTGCGAAATCATAGAGCGAAAAGTATAAAAAGTTTAATCAAATGGGTTAATCCCTAGGAGGCCTATAACTACAGCTTTAAATTATACCTAATTACATTGTGTTGATACCAAACTTGTAATCAAACATCAGACTGTatattgtacatgtagatgttctttgatgttttttgtttgtttaatgtAACAGGactatttcaaagaaaataaatggtttGCTCTGGCCCAGCAGCTATTGTTTCATTGAAGACTATtagtgtatatgtatatgtCAATCTCTCCTTTGCTATGAGTtataggaaaaaaaataacactgaCACCTTCGATTACAGTTACCTATTAAATATGAGCACGTTCATGTACCTAAAGGTATATTCTTTGAGTTACATTTTGAAGTTCTGAGATTCATTCAATTAGTTTTTCATCGCCAGTGGGAGGGGTTTCCCATTGTCCTTCAGCAATTCCAAGGATAGATTCCCATGGAACAACATTTCTGGCATATCTACCATGAGCCTCCCTCACAAAGACATCTTCTGACCTTGATGATATGCTCCTTGGCATATTCCAAAATATCTTCAAATGTGCCAATTGAGATCCCGCTGTCTCTCAATTTTTAGGGCATCAAGGACAGCTGTCAGTACAAGTTTTTGCATAGGATTTGTAGACTCCTCCTTGGCAGGCTGATCACTTGACTATTGCTGAAAAAAAACCCCTTCGTCTGTTTCCATTTCTTGTTCACCTTCACTAGCATAACttagggccaagtcgcactagaggacaaaactgtttacttatgtcaaaaatctgtcatcacaatGAAAAAGCAAGTGCGACTGGTTTGTCCACcgaaggacaaaatttggtcgcagacggacaaacttcaaagatgccgtcgactacctctggagcaggccaaactgaaacaaatcttgGAAAGCAATAGTGTCTTGATTCGGAAAATGATTTGACAGGTGATATGTAGCAGAGTCTCTATGCGATAGACTTCAGCGTAAAGTTGATAACGTTCTCATTTGGCAACAACATGAATCCAGGCGCGGGCGACCAATATTTTCCGTATGAAATGGGGCAACAATTTCCTCAATATCCACCAGGATGGATCTATCCGATGCCTAGCCTTACATATTCAACGATTAAGGAACTCCCAGGCTATCTCCTTCTACCACAAGTTCTGACTCGTTGCAAGGACCCTTTCAGTTCAGCAAAGACGGCTCAATGCCGGGATCATCCCAACCTTCTTTGCGCCGTACATCTTCGTCAGCCGAGAACATTTTGAGATCCCTCGTGTCGCAGTTTGTGGATGGAAACAGCGAGTAAAGGCAGTTTCGCAGGAAATTGTGCGACACTCACAGCATGgtgtgatgttttgttcacatattttgttcacaagtgcgactgtagctttccggacaatttttttgtcactggccgatttcaagtcagatttgtcctgaacaaatccgaaattgccctctagtgcgacttggcccttaCTTGTACATGTTGCAAAAGATCCTCTCCATCTGTTTCCATGTCTCTCGCACCTTCACTTGCATAATTTTCAAGAGAATCTACTTCACTCTCAGTGTCAGTGGAGTTGTGTGCATCGATCGTGAGCCCAGTTTCATGGTCTGTTAAAAACTTTGTTTGGTGCTCGTCCATTACCGTAAATGTCCATGTATAAGccacactttttttcacaaaattcaagccataaatcaagggtgcgacttatccatggatacatctgtgtttggagtttgaaaaaacctaattaatattcatacaacttcttaagatctcagtaaagaaacataaaagaaactgagagcatgttgctgttgttcattgacttttgaatgagtggtggctcccaAAGGAGGtgtttgtgtcttcgagtgtttatcggcgaatcttgctctccaagagttctttcaagcgattaattttcgctttactcgaacaagtaaacacgaacctacaaggaatctccattcctctgcatagctgtttgcagtgacgtcttcggccagtcacttccacgcatatcttGCCGCCACatgcgataaaataccacaattTGCGAGTATTCAAGAGGTAAATGACCgactgtttcgttgtccttgaccaccttctcggcaaatttgtcgactgcagTATCAAGTTCctcttctgcatgaattttttcgcctattgtgggtttccaaacatctttataggccctggcccagactcctccccacatttaaagcttggctactaaggactcgttcgttttgtttcaattgaaggaatttcaactttatggtgaaaccttgattgtttgtccttgttggtttacagcaatagaacgttactggaacttcaaactttattgtactacatttttttacaaaatctgcgcttctaaattcggggtgcggcttatctacggatgtggcttatacatggacgttgaCGGTACACTCTGAACATGGGCAATGAACATGACAGTATTGCTTTTCTGAACAGCTGCAAGCACAGATATCACCTCGAGACCAAAATGTGACTTCCCTCTCTGCTATCTTGATTTACATTTCCGCAGCATGCGCATGGCAATTCTACAACTCCCAATACTCCATTCACGGCAAGCACTATATAAATAAAAGCGCGCCAAAAGACGCCCCCTCTTGCCAGCGTTGTCAGTGCAGATGCAAGTTTAAAATGGCCGAGGTTGTGGAGGAATCGTCAAAAAATCTCTGACCAGATGAGAACGAAACTAAGGAAGAAGGGCCAAGTCCTGAGCAAATCCTGAAAGAAATCACGGACTGCTTTGGGGAAACTGTAGGACAAGCATTTCAAGGTGGAAATAACTAAAGTGCAGTTAGCAAACGGATTGCATTTTGGCGGGAACTTGTTTGGCTTCTCTGATTGGGCTTTAATTGTTGTTGGGTATGGCAAGCATTGGCAATTTGCTATACCCTGTTGGcatcaaaatgtttttgggAATTGCGTGACGTAAGCTTATAATACATTTCTCAAACAAACCAATGGTCGCCCAGCCATAGAGCCATTTAGTTTCTACCCGGCAATGTGACAACAAGAAAATCAATAATACTTTGTGAGTTACATTAAAATACTTTCTAATTTTTCATGCATGTGATTCATGCATTAAATTCTTCATAGAACGAGAGATGAATAGGACATCATGAtacctttttattttgaaagcgaggcaaatttttttcaataaaatgtttgctTGAGAAAGACTACTGTATCTGTTGAACAAACCTTTTGTGGGGAAGAAAAAATTGGCCTTTTACTTTCGGATAAAGAATGAACAAATAATTATGATACATGAAGTTGTGAGTTGAAGTGGGGTGGTTGCATGTTGACTCTGATATTTTTTGTTTGGGTTTAATTTCGACTGACCTTATCTACAGGTAGGGAGGTGGGTGGACACATTTTTTCTTACAAGTTACCTATCATGTTTAACAACTTAAGCTTGTTTATTTTACTCAATGATATTTAACACTGACTTCTCTAGAATgttgcaaattattatttttctaaGCCTATTCGGTCTTTTCAACTCTGACTTCTTTGGTTGACAAGTGAAACTACTTGCAGACATTAGTACCTAACAGAAAACTAATAAGTGCTTCATTGCATGCATTCACCCATTTCTCATATATTGCAGGTGAAGATGCTACACAACTTGTGGTTCTTAGAGACCTGCTTCAGTGGGATGCAGCATCAGAAATATTCAAAAGGCTTAAGATGTCCTTTGGACAAGCGGTTAAGTTCAAAGCAGAAATTGTTCATCTCCTTGCACCTGTTAATGTTGGTACCACTGGTAGTAAGATAATCGAAACACCATTAAAACCAACTATGGGGCAGCTCTCCACTATTGATTCAGCCACGAAGCGCTTGTATTTATTAAAGTGACCAATACACATCCTTACAGCtattaataaaatgaaaaaaatataatcCATACACAACCCATTAGTGTTACAGTAATTATTTTACTCtggaaaatttcattttagttttatttaaaacaccTGATTTCTTATTAACAAGCTTCCTAACTCTATATGCCTAAACCAATCATTAATGcaataaatatttcatttcaGATGCAAGCAGGTAGGAATGATTGCTTCAGCTCATTGGAACAACACTGTTATGaattcgaatgttttgaggacaggttgcttgcaaactaaactgaacgcagggttgtcggaacaacaacaagaagatttattccaaaaaatgaacATAGTTTCCACGATATGAGACTCTAAACAGCATGTAACTTGATAAACTTACACAGCCTCctccaacttgaataaacactgctaaCGCTAACTCTCtccgcttgtgaaaaactagttgtaAAATTCATTAGGATGACAGCCAACAGAAACGCACTATTCAGGTCACATGTGTTGGTTTGTAAATCCTGTTAaagttcaactgtctgaaagcacggggagggattgaatagatagcagggaaaggctggggttgatgaatttttaattagttgaattagcagtaaaattaaatttcataaAGACTTCTAACTCCcctaattagtatgcttaactTTCATAAAAACGAGTCCTGTAAATTTGTACAAAGTTTATTAATAAATCACAAGTTTGACATTTCAATCACAACTATTAGGTAACAATTTACTTGAATCTTGTGCACCTTGTTGAGAAAGTTTAATGCATCCTCGCCTTCCGTCTCACACAAATGACAGTTAATagcacaaaataacaaataaagcaaattggGCAGATAATgctctccattttgcttggccactTCACAAACGAACTGAATTTGCTCAACCAAAAGTTTAGCTTATTTGCAGACGTGCTCTACTGAAACGGTCACATCTTCAACATCTTTGCATTTGAGACCGACCATTCTAAGAACTTCTCacattgcacatttattttgccgtcACTGCTGCCACTCCTCGAAGACTTTTCTACCCCACTTAGTGTTGCATTGTGTTGCTTTCGGAGTTGCTCCGACACTAGACTGGtctcttcttctttactctTTGGAGAGCGAAACCAGCCAGCCATGTTTCTACCACAAAAGCTCTACCAAAATAGATTGCTAAATTCAATGCTAAACTCCTATGGGACAACTCCATGCCCACGTGATTAACATAACAAtcaaaatctattgtttcatttcacaagtaagataaaatattcgTGTCCGACTATAAAACGGGTTTTAACTGCCCATAAAGGTCTCCTGCTCATATTTTATCTCTCACTCAAAAatctccgcttggactcgtctacttatatactctcacaataagcttctagaactttctaaaacagtaaacaatctaattatagaaagattacaaaacacaacGATTTACAAATGCTTACACACAagcctaaatataaacaaactacaaactctcgcgaagcttctataAAGTGTcactagtcacgcaatgctatttttcgtaacataaccccctttcagaagaaatttcctaaatttatcctaaacaagaaaaattgccaaATAAGGGGCAGTTCAATGTCAATAAACTCATTCCTCAGAACAACTCAAGTAATCTGCTCCAACGTTCTCTGAGCCcttaatttttatgatttttgtttttttaattttttttttagacagaACTTTATTTTTAGTTACAGTTATAACATAATACACCACTTAACaaacttaaaagaagaaaaacgttaCAAACAGATTACAATATTGCTTCACAATGATCGATAAGGGGTTACCTAATTGCTTGTCAAAAGGGGCGGGGGGCAAATCGGATTAGATAACAAATTACCTGACaatagccagaaaaaaaaaaacagaggggcgaaaaaaaggagaaaaacattCAGTGTGATTTTGTGCCACTTCTTTTCAAATGCTTTTTGCCTTCCTATTGTGACTGAAATTTGTGTTTCTAGCTGTATATTACTTTTAATCTGATAAAGGTATTCTAATATAGAAGGTTTAGTATTGTTAAACTTACATCTAAAAATATAGTGCCTAGCTAAAAGTAAACAGTGGTTAACTAAAATTTCTCCTTTTTCCTCATGAAGACCTAAATTTTCAGATTTCCTTAGAACGTGAGAGGTTTGGATCAGGTTAACTGATATCAGGAAATTTTGTATGGTTTTCCAAAAAACATTTGTAACAGGACAATCCCAGAACAAGTGAATTAGGGTTTCCTGGGCATTTTGACAGAGGCAACATAAATCTGTGTCAGAGaacttaattttaaataaaaaggaATTTGTGGCAATTCTTCTGTGAAGAAACTTACACTGAAAGTTCCTGAGTTTTGTGGTTAATGTACATTTCCTAGGTAATAAATATAAAGCCCTCcaattgaaattcaaaatatcTTCAGATTCACAGTCCCTAAGCCATTTTGCTTGGCTTTTCTCAGGGCAGGTACATTTCTTATCTCTATAGATCTGGTACGCCAGTTGGCTCGGCTTTTTCGAAGAATTTAGCAGTGCCAATACATTTTTTGGGTTTGGGTCGTCTGGCAGCCTCAATTTTAATGTCTTAAAAGCACACTGAATAGCTGAAGCCACTCCGTAATATTCAAGAAAGGAAACGTTAGGGCACCATTTGTTTCTAAAGCAACTGTAAGTCATTAACTTGGAATCGCTCGTCAAGAGGTCATTAATATTATGCACACCTGCTTAAAACCAATGCTTATAAAAAATAGTCTTGCCGGCAATTCTAATCATTGAGTTGTTCCATATGGATTCGGTACCAAACTCCGCGCCCGTGAAGCAAAAGactctttaaaatttaaatctgaCCACAGCTCAAGAAGTTCATGGAGGAAAGTACTTTTTATATCCAGGATTTTAACATCTTTCCTAGCCAAATTGCTAGTAAAAACTAATTTACCCCCAAACTTAAGTAAATAGAAGTCGAAGAAGGATTTCCACTTAGACTGGCAATCATCATTTGtgaatccacagttccagaaatcgaagaatgcaagattagtatcccatgaacatttaacaaagaactTAAGAAATTACtgtttttgccatcaaaaatggggggtcgacttatacacgggtaaatacggtacttgaGTATCCATATAATTTTCAAAGCCTTATTAAATTCTATGATATCTACCATCTTCAGTCCTCCACCTTGATAATCTGCTATCATTTCAGTTTGTTTAATTTCATCTCCCTTGTTATCCCAAAGAAACTTAAAAATAAGATCATTAACTTCTTTGAGGGATTTTACGTGAGAAGGCATTGATGACATAACGTATACCATTTGAGATGCAGCCAGAGCTTTAATAATTGCAATTTTACCTATCAAAGTTAGCCTTTTATTGTGCCAATTGTTTAGAGCGTTTGCTACGTTCAGAGCCTTTTcctcataattttttttcggTCCTTCTTCCTTATCGACACAGAACCAAACACCCACAGATTTAACTTTACTGTTTGCCCTAGTAAGATTTTTTTCAGGACACAAAATCTGGTTTGATCCCTTAAATGAGCCTATGATGACCAAAGAACTTCCGTTTTTTCCCAATTAACTCTTAAACCTGAGATCTCAACAAACCTTTCTAGCATGTAGAGAGAACGTTGCAGTGATTTTAAAGAGCCATCTAGAATCAAAGCCGTATCATCTGCAAACTGGCTTACCTTACATTCAATGATACGTATTGATATCCCTTTCATTGTAGTGTCCTTACGAACGGCAATAGCCAAAATCTCAGCACATAAAATGAATATATACGGTGAAAGCGGGCAGCCATGCCTAACACCCCGACCCAATTCAAAGAAGGGACTCGACCAACCGTTATTAACAACACAGCTCTGAATATCACAATAAAAGACATTAATCCACTTGATAAATGATGTCCCAAAACTAAAGCGAAGTAATGTTTGACGAACAAAAGACCATTCGATCGTATTGAAGGCTTTTTCAAAGTCAACAAAAAGAAGCATTCCTGGTATGTTTTTAGTCTCGGTGTAAGAGATAACGTTATTAATTAGGCAAATATTTTCTGTGACAGAACGGCCTTTCAAAAAGCCAGTTTGGTCATTGTCTATTAGGCCTGGTAACACAGTCTTAAGTCTTGATGCGATTACCTTTCATGCTATTTTATAATCACAATTTAGTAAAGTTAAGGGTCTCCAATGTTTTAGTTCATCAAGTGCCTTGTCCCTCTTAGGGATAAGAGAGATAATGCCCCTCCTTTGAGTTATAGGTAACTTGACTTTTTGGTAGCTCCTGTTAAGAGAGCTAACAAGGTATGGTGATATATCGTTCCAAAATACCTTATGAAATTCGGCAGGAAGGCCGTCCCTGGTGATTTGCcagatttcattaattttgcCATGAGAAGTGCTTCGCATTTttgtttatcatcatcattaagtTTTGGGAGTTCCTGATCAAGAAACAAATTCTCCAGTTCCTTATTTACGGTAGCAGAGGTCCTTGAAGTATAAAGAGAGCCGTAAAATGAGGTTATTTCACTTTCAATTTTAATCTTAgaatattttatcaaagtagCTCTAATTTCAAGTTTAATCATTTCCCATAATAATACTTCATCTACCTCAGCGTCACTTTCATATTGTGTTAACGTTTGAGCAATTGTCGCCTTAATGGCATTTATATACTCATTTTCACTCAAAAGCGCCGAATTTAATTTCCAAAAACCTGGTCCTCTTTTATTCGAGTGATAGTTCACTTCCATTGTGCAAAGAGAGTGGTCTGTTTTATAGCCTGGAAGAATATCAGCTTTAGAAACCCTGCCGGCAATGCTTGCACTTACCAGAAAGAAAGTCTAAGCGACAATGTACTTCGGGCTTGTTCTGTCTCTAAGTAAATCTTTTTTCCTCCGGATTCAGATCTCTCCATATGTCTGTTAAATCTAAATTGtcttgaaatgatttcaacacCTTTGAGGAATTCGAATGCATAGCTGATGTTCCTCcctttttgtcttttaaaatgTCCAAAACAAGATTGAAATCACCGCCACAAATGATTTCATCACATCTGAAAGACAAAAATTCCTTAAAGACAGCTTCAAAAAAATACGGATCGTCCTTGTTTGGAGCATAGATGTTACAAATTGTTAAAGTCAGCTCACAGATTTCCAGATCACTAATGATACATCTTCCCTCTTTATCACAGAATtgtttcaagattttgaaagaaaatttgttatTAAAAAGAATAGCGACACCTGCTTTGTTACTTGCCATGTCGTTAAATAAGGCTGTGTAGCCCCATTCAGCCGCCCAAAGCCCAAAGGAATTCTTTGTACAATGAGCCTCTTGCAACATGTAAATcgaaaattgtttctttttaagCCACTGGAatatttctcttcttttatcgTTTTCAGCCAAACCTCCCACGTTTAAAGAGGATATAGTTATTTTAGACATCTTGCATTAGAACAGTTTTTTGACTTCCCCACATTTCGACCAGAGTTGTTCACCCTTCCATGAttactaagaaaaaaagtaataataagcTTACATGTACACATACGACTACAACAATAATTAAgaaatgtatacatgtatatagataTAAAAAGCAAATATTTGGTTTAGGTCCGGTTTCTGGTCCCGTCAAGGCACTTGAAAAGAATTTCCAGGTTCAGCGGTCCCACACTTAAACACTCTTTGGTCCATATCTTCGGCCATCTATGTATAATTTGTCATAATTTAGCTTTGCCTCGCGACCCTCTTTCTTCGCTTCTTTCACAACTTTGACCAGTTCTTTCCGTATAACAATTTCTTGCAGGAAGTCTTGTGAAATTCCGAAGCCTGTGCCCACTAATTTGTAAGCACTGGAAAGAATAAGGTCTTTATCCCTATGAAAGCTGAATTTTACCATAATTGGGCgcgatttgttttctttcctcttaCCAAGACGGTGTGCCCTCTCAATAGAAATATCTTTAGCTTCTActtgcatttttaatttttcttccaaaaaagtGAAAACCAAATCTTCTGTCTTAGCGTTGGATTCTTTCTCTTCTTCAGGAATGCTGTAAAAGATGAGGTTATTTCTACGACTGTGACTCTCCAGTTTTATAGCACGTTCCTTCTCAAAGGCGACAGTTTGAGTTAGCTCTCGAACTTCTGTAGGAAGCTCAGATATGGTTTCCTCCTGAGCATTTGCTTGTTCAATTTGTTCCTTAATTGATTGATGTGCAAACTCTAAGCTTTCTTTTAGGGTAACactttctttttccatctggcactgtttttctttgatttcttaaATTTCTTTTATTCGGGCTAAAGCTACATCCAATTTGCGATTGATGTCTGCGAGCGCCTCCGCCATGTTCTTACAAGGATCTTCATCCGTTTGGGAGCCTGTTGTAGTTCTCTTACGTTTTGTGCGACCGAAATCATCGTTTCCCTCATGTTCACTCATTGTGCCTTAACGTATGGACGTCTTTTAACACATTTGTTCACAGAAGATGTTTCTCAGAGCTCAGAATGTAACGTCCGTTCACTTTGAGAACTCATCCCAACCCCCCCTCTGAGCCCTTTATGGCTTCAACTGTGAATGAATAACTCTGCAAAAACTTAGCCCAATGCATAAGACGTCCATTGGCAAACTtagcactgttcatgtactttaAAGGTTCATGGTCcatctgaagaacaaaagaaactgtgcaaataaagatgaaatctCTTGATACTCCATACAATCGATAGGCATTCCTTCTCAATTGTGGAGTAGTTCCTTTCTGCACTTATCAATTTCTTggttgcgtagcaaacgggaaaCAACTtctcatcatgtttctgcattaatactgCACCAATTCCACTGTTGGAAGCGTCCGTCCTTAAGAAAAAGGGTTTAGCTGGAGTCGTAGAATAGGCTCACTTGTTAGGTAAGACTTGATTGTTTGGTAGGCTTTCTCTTGTGCTTCACCCTACACAACTTTATTGGGTTGGCCTTTCCATGTGAGATCAGATAGGGGCACAGCGATGGCAGCAAAGGTGGGGATGAAATCTCTGTAGTATCCTGCTAGACCCATAAATGATCTCACCTGTTTCTTTGTGATTGGCCTTGGGGtatctttcattttcttcatgTTATCCTGATG encodes:
- the LOC137995557 gene encoding protein unc-13 homolog C-like — encoded protein: MEKESVTLKESLEFAHQSIKEQIEQANAQEETISELPTEVRELTQTVAFEKERAIKLESHSRRNNLIFYSIPEEEKESNAKTEDLVFTFLEEKLKMQVEAKDISIERAHRLGKRKENKSRPIMVKFSFHRDKDLILSSAYKLVGTGFGISQDFLQEIVIRKELVKVVKEAKKEGREAKLNYDKLYIDGRRYGPKSV